The following coding sequences are from one Aliarcobacter skirrowii CCUG 10374 window:
- a CDS encoding tetratricopeptide repeat protein has product MKKAIFITIICTLTLFSKGVDDAVYALDKKDYKKAFEIFSKYAKYKNSFAQFNLGMIYYDGLGKKKDINKAISFFDVSAKSGNLEAQNMLGYIYFYGKKVSKDYKKALFWYEKASLQEDSLAQFYVGQIYLLALGVKKDIEKAKIMFEKSCENGYEKSCLERDKLD; this is encoded by the coding sequence ATGAAAAAAGCTATTTTTATAACTATTATTTGTACATTAACACTATTTTCAAAAGGTGTTGATGATGCTGTTTATGCATTAGATAAAAAAGATTATAAAAAAGCATTTGAGATATTTTCAAAATATGCAAAATATAAAAATAGTTTTGCACAGTTTAATTTAGGAATGATTTATTACGATGGTTTGGGAAAGAAAAAAGATATAAACAAAGCAATATCTTTTTTTGATGTGTCTGCTAAAAGTGGTAACTTAGAGGCTCAAAATATGTTGGGATATATCTATTTTTATGGAAAAAAAGTTTCAAAAGATTATAAAAAAGCCCTTTTTTGGTATGAAAAAGCTAGTTTACAAGAGGATAGTTTGGCTCAATTTTATGTTGGACAAATTTATCTTTTAGCTCTTGGCGTAAAAAAAGATATAGAAAAAGCAAAAATAATGTTTGAAAAATCTTGTGAAAATGGTTATGAAAAATCTTGTTTAGAGAGAGATAAACTAGATTAA
- the amrA gene encoding AmmeMemoRadiSam system protein A: MNKELLKDIAKKSIKSKFDNKIKIDKEKLLKEFSFLNEKRATFVTLTLNGELRGCIGSLVATKTLLDDLISNSYMAAFEDPRFFELRAEEFQKVDIEISLLTKPKKIDYLDLNDLKKQIIPNKHGVILEFKAKRSTFLPQVWQQLPNFDDFFSQLCYKGGFEVDENFRPDIYIYEVEKIK; this comes from the coding sequence ATGAATAAAGAGTTACTAAAAGATATTGCAAAAAAATCTATAAAAAGTAAATTTGATAATAAAATTAAAATAGATAAAGAAAAACTTTTAAAAGAGTTTAGCTTTTTAAATGAAAAAAGAGCAACTTTTGTAACCTTAACTTTAAATGGTGAGTTAAGAGGGTGTATTGGAAGTTTAGTTGCAACTAAAACTTTACTTGATGATTTAATTTCAAACTCTTACATGGCTGCATTTGAAGATCCTAGATTTTTTGAGCTAAGAGCTGAAGAGTTTCAAAAAGTAGATATAGAGATATCACTTTTAACAAAACCTAAAAAGATTGATTATCTTGATTTAAATGATTTAAAAAAACAAATTATTCCAAATAAACATGGTGTTATTTTAGAATTTAAAGCTAAAAGAAGCACTTTTTTACCACAAGTTTGGCAACAGTTACCAAATTTTGATGATTTTTTCTCACAATTGTGTTATAAAGGTGGTTTTGAAGTTGATGAAAATTTCAGACCAGATATCTATATTTATGAGGTTGAGAAGATAAAATGA
- the cobA gene encoding uroporphyrinogen-III C-methyltransferase, whose amino-acid sequence MSKVYLTGAGPGDIELLTMKAHNIIKKADVIIYDKLANKEILKLAKKDAKLIFVGKEFGNHLNSQDEINEIIYQASKKYEIVVRLKGGDPFVFGRGGEEALYLKERGVAFEIIPGITSSISVPAYAGIPVTQRGLTCSFRVVTGHEAQNKSNCFIDWSSFKSNETIVFLMGLHNIELISKKLIEIGKDKNTPCAVISNGTTKNQKVVTGDIENIVLKAKDMPTPAIIIVGDVVNLREDLNWFM is encoded by the coding sequence ATGAGTAAAGTATATTTAACAGGTGCTGGTCCTGGTGATATTGAGCTTTTAACTATGAAAGCACACAATATTATAAAAAAAGCAGATGTAATAATTTATGATAAATTAGCAAATAAAGAGATTTTAAAACTTGCAAAAAAAGATGCTAAACTTATTTTTGTAGGAAAAGAGTTTGGAAATCATTTAAACTCACAAGATGAGATAAATGAGATAATTTATCAAGCTAGTAAAAAATATGAAATAGTAGTTAGATTAAAAGGTGGTGACCCTTTTGTTTTTGGAAGAGGTGGAGAAGAGGCTTTATACTTAAAAGAGCGTGGTGTAGCTTTTGAGATAATTCCAGGAATTACTTCAAGTATAAGTGTACCTGCATATGCTGGAATTCCAGTAACTCAAAGAGGTCTTACTTGCTCTTTTAGAGTGGTTACTGGTCATGAAGCACAAAACAAATCAAACTGCTTTATTGATTGGAGTAGTTTTAAAAGTAATGAAACTATAGTTTTTTTGATGGGTTTGCATAATATTGAGTTAATTAGTAAAAAATTAATCGAGATTGGAAAAGATAAAAATACACCTTGTGCGGTTATTTCAAATGGAACAACAAAAAATCAAAAAGTTGTAACTGGAGATATAGAAAATATTGTTTTAAAAGCAAAAGATATGCCAACTCCAGCGATAATTATTGTAGGAGATGTTGTAAATTTAAGAGAAGATTTAAATTGGTTTATGTAG
- a CDS encoding precorrin-2 dehydrogenase/sirohydrochlorin ferrochelatase family protein — MSYFPAFIKFDDKRVLIVGGGNIALEKLEHLLNFSKNITLIAKEFNSEVKQIVDEQNLKFAVKEYEKGDIKDFDIVIAAVDDKALQESIYFETRDYKILCNCVDYKQYCDFIFPAYIKQGDLTIAISTSGTSPAFAKNFKEYIKNLIPSGIEEFLKELKELRTTMPKGKERMRFLDKKVKDFLKSKESR, encoded by the coding sequence GTGTCATATTTCCCAGCTTTCATAAAGTTTGATGATAAAAGAGTTTTAATAGTTGGAGGAGGAAATATTGCATTAGAAAAGTTGGAGCATCTTTTAAATTTTTCAAAAAATATAACTTTAATAGCAAAAGAGTTTAATAGTGAAGTTAAACAAATAGTTGATGAGCAAAATCTTAAATTTGCAGTAAAAGAGTATGAAAAAGGTGATATAAAAGATTTTGATATTGTAATAGCGGCAGTTGATGATAAAGCACTGCAAGAGAGCATATATTTTGAAACAAGAGATTATAAAATTCTTTGTAACTGTGTAGATTATAAACAGTATTGCGATTTTATCTTTCCAGCATATATAAAACAGGGTGATTTAACAATTGCAATTTCAACAAGTGGAACTTCTCCAGCTTTTGCAAAAAATTTCAAAGAGTATATAAAAAATTTAATTCCAAGTGGTATTGAAGAGTTCTTAAAAGAGCTAAAAGAGCTACGAACTACAATGCCAAAAGGAAAAGAGAGAATGAGATTTTTAGATAAGAAAGTAAAAGATTTTTTAAAGTCAAAAGAGAGTAGATGA
- a CDS encoding GGDEF domain-containing protein, with product MRSNTKITLIIFSIVVLLTSIIVVLVAIGSRQIGYDGVKKKAYLTADIVKNSLTSHMVNGNMSQRDVFLDSISQLKNVQSLWLVRSKSVSEQFGNSSLANENPRDDIDLEVLKTGVEKIVIEESLYTANLRITIPYTASSLDKPNCLSCHNAKEGEVLGAISLSFDISEDRGSNIMVLLYIIGTISIFLIIFLIFIRKRITPYTNSFDSLANVLKKVHEGDYSIRANAGVLKEDKEVSNWLNELIEKLETVLTGIEKNLTSFVHNRASNINHDKLISAKEIIEDISEIYHYKKTIENDLTIDDIYHRLVLVLKERLEIENFLIFETDLIKDIRKTIFATEGMIACCDLKQNIKDVCRAERLNNIVASENFPQICRVAKCKNSNESYVCIPFYINEQRNLVIQIISKDEEQSNSLKYKIGIIKKYLEETKPILESKILMEALRQKNLTDSLTGLYNRKYLDEIVEKELSSDIKDGVVYAIMFLDIDYFKMVNDTYGHDVGDDILRKLAITMKKSIGANETLIRYGGEEFLILMKNATQESAKDLADKINKDFSKIIFNYGADNFSKTVSIGYSFFPTDTDQFWKCIKYADISLYEAKATGRNKVVRFSKEILKNGDKTEY from the coding sequence ATGAGATCTAACACAAAAATAACACTTATAATCTTTTCAATTGTTGTATTATTAACTTCCATTATCGTTGTTTTAGTTGCAATTGGTTCTAGACAGATTGGATATGATGGTGTTAAGAAGAAAGCCTATTTGACTGCTGATATAGTTAAAAACTCTCTTACATCTCACATGGTAAATGGTAATATGTCTCAAAGAGATGTCTTCTTAGATAGTATAAGCCAACTAAAAAATGTACAATCTTTATGGCTAGTTAGATCAAAAAGTGTTAGTGAACAGTTTGGAAACTCTTCTTTGGCAAATGAAAACCCAAGAGATGATATTGACTTAGAAGTTTTAAAAACAGGTGTTGAAAAGATTGTAATAGAGGAGTCTTTATATACTGCAAATCTTAGAATTACAATTCCATATACAGCATCATCATTAGATAAACCAAACTGCCTTTCATGTCACAATGCAAAAGAGGGAGAGGTTTTAGGAGCTATATCTTTAAGCTTTGATATAAGCGAAGATAGAGGTTCAAATATAATGGTTTTATTATATATTATTGGAACAATATCTATATTTTTAATTATTTTTTTAATTTTTATTAGAAAAAGAATAACTCCATATACAAACTCTTTTGACTCTTTAGCAAATGTATTAAAAAAAGTTCACGAAGGTGATTACTCAATTCGTGCAAATGCTGGTGTATTAAAAGAGGATAAAGAGGTATCAAATTGGTTAAATGAACTAATTGAAAAACTTGAAACTGTACTAACAGGAATTGAAAAAAACTTAACTTCATTTGTTCACAACAGAGCTTCAAATATAAATCATGATAAGTTAATAAGTGCAAAAGAGATTATTGAAGATATTAGTGAAATTTATCACTATAAGAAAACTATTGAAAATGATTTAACTATTGATGATATCTATCATAGATTGGTTTTAGTTTTAAAAGAGAGATTAGAGATTGAGAATTTTTTAATATTTGAAACTGATTTAATAAAAGATATTAGAAAAACTATTTTTGCAACAGAAGGTATGATTGCTTGTTGTGATTTAAAACAAAATATAAAAGATGTTTGTAGAGCTGAAAGATTAAACAATATAGTTGCATCTGAAAATTTCCCTCAAATTTGTAGAGTTGCAAAATGTAAAAATAGCAATGAGAGTTATGTTTGTATTCCATTTTATATAAATGAGCAAAGAAATCTTGTAATACAAATTATCTCTAAAGATGAGGAGCAATCAAACTCTTTAAAGTATAAAATTGGAATTATTAAAAAATATCTTGAAGAGACAAAACCAATTTTAGAGAGTAAGATTTTAATGGAAGCATTAAGACAAAAAAATCTAACAGACTCTTTAACAGGACTTTATAATAGAAAATATCTTGATGAAATTGTAGAAAAAGAGCTATCTTCTGATATTAAAGATGGTGTTGTTTATGCAATTATGTTTTTAGATATTGACTACTTTAAAATGGTAAATGATACTTATGGACACGATGTTGGAGATGACATATTAAGAAAACTTGCAATTACAATGAAAAAATCAATAGGAGCAAATGAGACATTAATTAGATACGGAGGAGAGGAGTTTTTAATCTTAATGAAAAATGCAACTCAAGAGAGTGCAAAAGATTTAGCAGATAAAATAAATAAAGATTTCTCAAAAATTATATTTAATTATGGGGCTGATAACTTCTCTAAAACTGTAAGTATTGGATACTCATTCTTTCCAACAGATACAGATCAATTTTGGAAATGTATAAAATATGCTGATATATCTTTATATGAGGCAAAAGCAACTGGAAGAAATAAAGTTGTTAGATTTTCAAAAGAGATTTTAAAAAATGGTGATAAAACAGAGTATTAA
- the amrB gene encoding AmmeMemoRadiSam system protein B: MSIRKSVVSGSFYPNEKKELLKYFEKFNQEKSSDLNLKDISAILVPHAGYIYSGFTANKAFKVASLKNYKKVVIIGPSHKVWFKGASISLYDFYETPFGNLKVDLEYSKELLKTFDFLTFEEECSFEHSTEVQAPFCKYYFNSAKIVEIIYGDISSDDLVKLYEYILKDSNNLLVISSDLSHFYSLNDAMKLDINCLNAVKNFDLKSLEFCEACGKTAIEAIIKLGIKQNLKSKLLHYCTSADISNDKTKVVGYTSAIFTKE; this comes from the coding sequence ATGAGTATTAGAAAAAGTGTAGTTAGTGGAAGCTTTTATCCAAATGAAAAAAAAGAGTTACTAAAATATTTTGAAAAGTTTAATCAAGAAAAGAGTAGTGATTTAAATTTAAAAGATATATCTGCAATATTAGTTCCACACGCTGGATATATTTATAGTGGTTTTACAGCTAATAAAGCTTTTAAAGTAGCATCTTTAAAAAACTATAAAAAAGTTGTTATTATTGGACCTTCTCATAAAGTTTGGTTCAAAGGTGCAAGTATATCTTTATATGATTTTTATGAGACACCATTTGGAAATTTAAAAGTAGATTTAGAGTATTCAAAAGAGTTATTAAAAACTTTTGATTTTTTAACTTTTGAAGAGGAGTGTAGTTTTGAACACTCAACAGAGGTTCAAGCTCCATTTTGTAAATACTATTTTAATAGTGCAAAAATAGTAGAGATAATTTATGGTGATATCTCAAGTGATGATTTAGTAAAACTTTATGAATATATACTAAAAGATAGCAATAATCTTTTGGTAATTAGCTCAGATTTAAGCCACTTTTACTCTTTAAATGATGCTATGAAACTTGATATAAATTGTTTAAATGCAGTTAAAAATTTTGATTTAAAATCTTTAGAGTTTTGTGAGGCTTGTGGAAAAACTGCAATTGAAGCAATAATAAAATTAGGAATAAAACAAAATTTAAAATCCAAACTTCTACACTACTGTACAAGTGCTGATATCTCAAATGATAAAACGAAAGTGGTAGGATATACAAGTGCAATTTTTACAAAAGAATAA